One window from the genome of Salvia splendens isolate huo1 chromosome 9, SspV2, whole genome shotgun sequence encodes:
- the LOC121749625 gene encoding nudix hydrolase 17, mitochondrial-like — MTLQIKKLATSPSRSGRHLQRYNQGFRLVVGCIPYRIKQSNKIEGSLIEDLEVLLISSQKSSSMMFPKGGWELDEEIELAALRETLEEAGVTGSLEHKLGEWIFKSKRQEKFHEASMYSLLVTEELDVWPEKDLRQRVWMTIDKARQVCARSWMKEALDAFVCQRGQKADEARAPSPCRL; from the exons ATGACTCTCCAAATTAAGAAACTGGCGACTTCTCCTTCTCGTTCAGGCAGACATCTGCAGCGTTATAATCAGGGATTTCGTCTAGTTGTTGG ATGTATACCTTACAGAATAAAACAGAGCAACAAAATCGAAGGGAGTTTAATTGAGGATTTGGAGGTGCTTTTGATAAGCTCCCAGAAGAGTTCTAGCATGATGTTCCCTAAG GGTGGTTGGGAACTCGACGAGGAAATCGAATTGGCAGCTTTAAGAGAGACGTTGGAGGAAGCCGGTGTGACCGGATCCCTCGAG CATAAATTAGGGGAATGGATTTTCAAGAGCAAACGGCAAGAGAAGTTCCACGAGGCGTCAATGTACTCGTTGCTGGTGACGGAGGAGCTAGACGTATGGCCGGAGAAAGATCTCCGCCAACGCGTTTGG aTGACGATCGACAAAGCTAGACAAGTATGCGCGCGGTCATGGATGAAGGAGGCGCTCGACGCCTTTGTATGCCAGAGAGGGCAAAAGGCAGACGAGGCCCGAGCTCCGTCACCGTGTAGATTATAA